A stretch of DNA from Rathayibacter sp. VKM Ac-2762:
GCGAGCGCGCTGGCGACCGAGCGCTCCGACTCCGCGAGCATCGCCCGACCGGCCGGCGTCAGCTCGACCCGGCGCGTGCTGCGGGTGAAGAGGGGGCTGCCCAACTCGCTCTCGAGCGCGCGGATCGACGCCGAGAGGCCCGACTGCGAGATCTGCAGGGCGCTCGCGGCGCGGGTGAAGTGCTGCTCCTTCGCGACGGCGAGGAAGTGTTCGAGCTGACGCAGTTCCATGGGTCCATCCTCGTCGCGCGGGCGGAGGAGCGGGGACCGGACCCGGCACTCCCCAGCGGCCGCTCGGCCTCCCGGTGCGGAGCCGGCCGTCTGGTACGGCGGCGGCCGTCGCGAGGGCCGGCCCGGCTCAGGCGTCGGCGGACGAGATCGCGAGGACGATCGCCGTCAGCGTCGCCCGCAGGCGCTCGAGCGACGCGGGCTCCGACTCGTCCTCGAGGATCGACTGCTTGACCGCGTCGTCGTAGCCCGCCACCAGCAGGCGCACGGCGGTCGTCGGCTCGAGGGAGAACTCGCGGCGCACCTGGCGCAGCGCCCCGTGCACGATCTGCACGAGCGAGGCGTCGAAGCCGGCGCGGAAGTCGCGGTACTGCGGAGCGATCCGCGGGTCGCGGAGCGCGAGCAGCTCGAACTCCGACTCGACCACGCACCAGCGGCGGTTGTCGGTGGCAGGACCCTGGAGGAAGTCGAGGATGACCACGGCCAGCGTCTCGGCCGTCAGCGGCTCGTCGGCCGAGACGACGCGCGGGATCGTGCGGTCCATCTGCTCGACGAGGGCCGTCACCCGGGCGCCGTTCTCCCGCTCCATGAGCGCGAAGAACAGCTCCTCCTTGCTGGAGAAGTTGGAGTAGAAGGCGCCGCGCGAGAACCCGGCGCGCTCGCAGATCTGCTCGACGGACGCGCTGTGCACGCCGGTCTCGGCGAAGACGTCGTAGGCCGCGTCGAGCAGGCGCTCGCGGGTGCGGCCGCGGCGGGAGGTCTCGGGAGGGGTGGAGTCGATCGCCGTCATCACCAGCCTCCTGCCCGCCCTGTCAACACCTTCGACGCCGTTCACCTTATCCGATACATTCACGTATCGAATACGGTCCTGTATCGGATACGCTCGTGTATCGGAGCCCGGCTCCGCCCTGGTACAGAGACGTATCGCCATCCTCCCCACCCATCGTCAGGAGACCGCGTGTCGTCGCTGCTCTACCGTCTCGGTCGTCGCGTGTACCGCGCCCACCGCCTCGTCGCCGTCCTGTGGCTGCTGATCGTGGTGGCGGGCGGAGGAGGAGCGCTGCTGCTCAACCAGGGCACCGACAACACGTTCTCCATCCCGGGCACGCAGTCGCAGACCGCCCTCGACCAGCTCGAGCGCACCTTCCCCCAGGTCAGCGGCACGTCCGCGCGGTACGTGGTCGTCGCGCCCGACGGAGGCAGCGTCCAGGACGCCGACGTGAAGGGCCCCGTCAGTGACGCGGTCGCCGCGCTCGGCGACGTCGACGAGGTCGCGGCCGTCACGGACCCCTACTCCGACAGCGTCTCCGGCACGATCTCCGACGCCGGGAACGCCCTCGTCATCACCGCCCAGATGGACGGCTCCGCCACCACCACGAGCCCCGAGAGCCGCGACGCGCTGAAGGCCGAGGCGACGACCCTCCAGGACGCGCTGCCCGCCGGCTCCGTGGTCTCGCTCGGCGGCGACCTCTTCGCCCAGAACCTCCCCGGCGTGACCATCACGGAGGCGATCGGCCTCGTGGTCGCCCTCGTCGTCCTCGTGCTCACCTTCGGCTCGTTCCTGGCCGCCGGCATGCCGCTGGTCACCGCGCTGCTCGGCGTCGCCCTCTCGATGTCGGCCATCTTCATCGCCACCCGCTTCGCCTCGATCTCCTCGACCACGCCGCTCCTGGCGCTGATGCTGGGCCTGGCGGTCGGCATCGACTACGCCCTCTTCATCATCAGCCGCCACCAGGACCAGCTGAAGCAGGGCATGGACCCGGAGGAGTCGACCGCGCGGGCGACCGCGACCGCGGGCTCCGCCGTCGTCTTCGCGGGCCTGACCGTGATCATCGCGCTCGTCGGCCTCTCGGTCGCGGGCATCCCGTTCCTCACCACGATGGGCGTCGCAGCGGCGGGCGGAGTCGCGATCGCCGTGGTCATCGCGCTCACCCTGACCCCCGCCCTCCTCGGCTTCGCCGGCGCGCGGCTGCGCCCGAAGGAGCGCCGCGCGAAGAAGAAGGCCGCGAAGGCCGCCGCCGCCGCGGGCACCCACGTCGACACCGAGGCGCACGAGGAGGCGGCGACCGCCTCCCCCGGCGGCCACGTGCACGCCGAGGTCCCGCGCGGGTTCTTCCGCGGCTGGGTCCGGGTCGTCACGCGCTTCCCGATCGTGACGATCATCGCGGTGATCGGCGTGCTCGGCGTCGCGAGCATCCCGGCGCTCAGCCTCCGCCTCGCCCTGCCGGACGCCGGCTACCAGGCCGAGGGCACTCCCGCGCGCACCACCTACGACCTGCTCGCCGAGAACTTCGGCGCCGGCTACAACGGCCCGCTCATCGTCACCGGCACGATCATCGGCTCGACCGATCCGCTCGGCCTGATGGACGACCTCAAGGGCGAGATCGAGAAGCTCGACGGAGTCGCCTCGGTGCCGCTCGCGACGCCCAACGAGACCGCCGACACCGGCATCATCCAGGTCATTCCCGAGGGCGGCCCCGACTCCGAGGCCACCAAGGCGCTGGTCGCCGAGATCCGCGACAAGCACGACTACTTCCAGCAGGAGTACGGCGTCGACCTCGCAGTGACCGGCCAGACCGCGGTCGGGATCGACATCTCGGACACTCTCGCCAAGGCCCTGCTGCCGTTCGGCCTGCTCGTCGTGGGCCTGTCGCTGGTGCTGCTGACGATGGTGTTCCGCTCGCTCTGGGTGCCGATCAAGGCGACGCTGGGCTACCTGCTGTCGGTCGGTGCGTCCTTCGGCGCCGTGGCGGCGGTGTTCGAATGGGGATGGTTCTCGGACGCTCTGCACGTCGACAAGACGGGCCCGATCATCAGCTTCATGCCGATCATCCTGATGGGCGTGCTCTTCGGCCTCGCGATGGACTACGAGGTGTTCCTGGTCTCGCGGATGCGCGAGGACTACGTGCACGGGAGGCCGGCGCGCGCCGCTGTCGAGTCGGGCTTCGTCGGCTCGGCCAAGGTGGTCACGGCCGCCGCGGTCATCATGTTCTCGGTCTTCGCCGCCTTCGTGCCGGAGGGGGACACCAACATCAAGCCGATCGCGCTCGGGCTCGCCGTGGGCGTCTTCGTCGACGCGTTCATCGTGCGGATGACGCTGGTGCCCGCCGTGCTGCACCTGCTCGGCGACCGCGCCTGGCACATGCCGCGCTGGCTCGACCGCATCCTCCCGTCCTTCGACGTCGAGGGCGAGGGCCTCACGAAGGAGCTCGCGCTGGCCGACTGGCCGGAGCCCGGATCCACCGACGTGATCGCGGCCGAGGACCTCCGCCTCGACGGACCCGACGGTCCCGTCTACAGCGGCGTCTCGCTGCGGGTCGCTCCCGGCTCCTCCCTCGTGGTCCACGGGCCGCACCGCTCCGGCCGCACCGCGCTGCTGCTGAGCATCGCCGGCCGGCTCGCCCCCGACTCCGGGCGCCTGAAGGTCGCGGGCCTGGTCGTGCCGATCCGCTCCGCCGCCGTGCGCGGCCGGGTCGGGCTGGTGCGCCTCGCCGGAGCCGCCGACCCCGTCGCCGACGTCCGGTCGGCCCTGGAGTCGGCCCCGCCGATCCTGGTGCTCGACGACCTCGACACGGTCACCGACCCGCAGCTGCGGGACGCGATCCGGGCCGAGCTCGACGCCGCCCGCGCCGCCGACGACGCGTTCACCGTGGTCGCCTCCTCCGTCGACGCCGAGGCGCTCGACGACCTCCTCCCCTCCGACCGCGGCGTGCTCGCGGTCTCGCCCGCGGCCGAGCGCCGCGCGATCGCAAAGGTCCTCTGACAGATGGCTCTCCTCTCCCTCGAACGCCCCCGCGGCGTCAAGAAGGTGTCCTGGCTGACCCTTCTCGGGATCGTCCTGGTCCCCCTCGTCATCGGCGGCCTCCTGGTCTGGGCGCTGTGGAACCCGACCGAGCGCCTCGACACGATCACGGCCGCCGTGGTCAACGAGGACACCCCGGTCGAGATCAACGGGCAGACCGTGCCGCTCGGGCGCCAGCTCGCGGCCGGCCTGGTGACGGGCGGCACCGACTCCGCGAGCTCGGACGCCCCCTCCTCCACCCCCTCGGCGAGCGCGACGCCGTCCGCGAGCACGACCCCGGTGCCCAACGTCTCCGGCTCGGACTCGACGGGCAACTTCACCTGGGTCCTCACGGACAAGGACGACGCCGCGAAGGGCCTCGCCGACGGCAGCTACGCGACCGTCGTGACGATCCCCTCCTCCTTCTCCGCCGCCGCCACCTCGTACTCGGGCGACGCCGCGGAGGCGACGAAGGCGACCATCGACATCGCCACCAGCGAGAAGGCCAAGCTCGTCGACGACGCCATCTCGGCCACGGTGACCAGCACCGCCACCTCGCTGCTCAACACGCAGCTGACCACGGCCTACCTCGAGAACGTCTACGTCGGCTTCAACACCCTCAACGAGCAGATCGGCCAGGCGGCCGAGGGCGCGGGCACGCTCGCCGACGGCGCCGACCAGCTCGGCACCGGCGCCTCCACCCTCGCCGACGGCACCAGCAGCCTCGCCGACGGGATCGACGAGCTCGCCACCGGCGCCTCCTCGCTCTCGGACGGCGTCGGGCAGATCGGCACCGGAGCCTCGTCCCTCGCCGACGGCGTGGGGCAGCTGGGCACCGGAGCCTCCGACCTCTCCGGCGGAGTCGCGCAGCTGGCCACCGGTGCGCGCGGCCTCTCCGGCGGAGTGGGACAGCTCGCGACGGGCGCCCGCGACTCGGCGACCGGGGCGACCGCGCTGCAGGGCGGCGCCTCCGACCTGGCCGACGGGCTCGACCAGCTGAGGGAGGGAGTGGTGAGGACCGGCGACGGGACCCAGCAGGTCGCCGCACTCAGCGCCGGCGCCGCCGCCGCCACCGCGGGGACCTTCGAGGCGCTCAGCGCCGCCCTCGAGGGCTGCGAGACGACGCAGTGCCTCGCCGCGCGCGCCGTCATCGCCTCGGCCGACGGACCCACCGGCGCGACCACCCTCGCCACGACGACCGCGGGAGCCGTCGCCGGGATCGACGCGGGCATCCGCCTCGGCGGCGACGGGCAGCCCTCGCTGATCGACGCGGTCGGGCAGTCCGCCACCGGCGCGCGCACTCTCTCGGGGGGCATCGGACAGCTGTCCGGCGGCCTGACGCAGCTCGCCGACGGCGCGGACGACGCCGCGGGCGGAGCGTCCCAGCTCGCCGACGGCCTCGACACCACGGCGGCCGGGTCGGCGCAGCTCGCGACCGGCGCCACCACCGCCGCGGCCGGCGCCCGCGACCTCGCGACCGGCGCGACCACGGCCGCGGGCGGTGCCGCCGACCTCGCCACGGGAGCCTCCTCCGCCGCCGACGGAGCCGACCAGCTCGCCGACGGCGCGAGCGGGGTCTCGGACGGCGCCGTGCAGCTCGCCGACGGCATCCGCACGCTCGCCACCGGCCTCGACGCCGCCGTCGCGCAGCTCCCGACCTACACCGAGTCGGAGTCGACGAACCTCGCCGACGTCGTCTCGGACCCGGTCGAGAACGCGAGCAGCGCGACCGACCTGTTCGGAGCCTCCAGCGTCCCGTTCTTCGCGACGATCGCCCTCTGGCTGGGCGCCCTCGCGACGTTCCTGGTGCTCGCGGCGTTCTCGCACCGTGCACTCTCCTCGACCCGCTCCTCCGCGGCGCTCGCCCTCTCCTCCTACGTGCCGGCGCTCGTGATCGGCGTGGTGCAGGGACTCGCGGTCGCGATCGTGATGAGCGGGGTCGCGGGCCTGGAGCCGGGCCGCTGGGTCGGCTTCGCCCTCCTGGCGATGCTCACCGGCGCCTCGTTCGCCGCGGTGAACCAGGGGCTGGTCGCCCTGCTCGGAGGGATCGGCCGCTTCCTCGCGATGGTCGCGGCGGTGATCGCGCTCGGCGCGGGCATCATCTCGACGGTCCCCGGGCTGTTCGACGACGTGCTCGGGTTCCTGCCGCTCTCGGCGGCGCAGAACGCGCTGTCCGGAGTGGTCGAGGGCACCGACGGCACGGCCGGCGCCGTCGTCGGCCTGGTGATCTGGCTG
This window harbors:
- a CDS encoding TetR/AcrR family transcriptional regulator — translated: MTAIDSTPPETSRRGRTRERLLDAAYDVFAETGVHSASVEQICERAGFSRGAFYSNFSSKEELFFALMERENGARVTALVEQMDRTIPRVVSADEPLTAETLAVVILDFLQGPATDNRRWCVVESEFELLALRDPRIAPQYRDFRAGFDASLVQIVHGALRQVRREFSLEPTTAVRLLVAGYDDAVKQSILEDESEPASLERLRATLTAIVLAISSADA
- a CDS encoding MMPL family transporter yields the protein MSSLLYRLGRRVYRAHRLVAVLWLLIVVAGGGGALLLNQGTDNTFSIPGTQSQTALDQLERTFPQVSGTSARYVVVAPDGGSVQDADVKGPVSDAVAALGDVDEVAAVTDPYSDSVSGTISDAGNALVITAQMDGSATTTSPESRDALKAEATTLQDALPAGSVVSLGGDLFAQNLPGVTITEAIGLVVALVVLVLTFGSFLAAGMPLVTALLGVALSMSAIFIATRFASISSTTPLLALMLGLAVGIDYALFIISRHQDQLKQGMDPEESTARATATAGSAVVFAGLTVIIALVGLSVAGIPFLTTMGVAAAGGVAIAVVIALTLTPALLGFAGARLRPKERRAKKKAAKAAAAAGTHVDTEAHEEAATASPGGHVHAEVPRGFFRGWVRVVTRFPIVTIIAVIGVLGVASIPALSLRLALPDAGYQAEGTPARTTYDLLAENFGAGYNGPLIVTGTIIGSTDPLGLMDDLKGEIEKLDGVASVPLATPNETADTGIIQVIPEGGPDSEATKALVAEIRDKHDYFQQEYGVDLAVTGQTAVGIDISDTLAKALLPFGLLVVGLSLVLLTMVFRSLWVPIKATLGYLLSVGASFGAVAAVFEWGWFSDALHVDKTGPIISFMPIILMGVLFGLAMDYEVFLVSRMREDYVHGRPARAAVESGFVGSAKVVTAAAVIMFSVFAAFVPEGDTNIKPIALGLAVGVFVDAFIVRMTLVPAVLHLLGDRAWHMPRWLDRILPSFDVEGEGLTKELALADWPEPGSTDVIAAEDLRLDGPDGPVYSGVSLRVAPGSSLVVHGPHRSGRTALLLSIAGRLAPDSGRLKVAGLVVPIRSAAVRGRVGLVRLAGAADPVADVRSALESAPPILVLDDLDTVTDPQLRDAIRAELDAARAADDAFTVVASSVDAEALDDLLPSDRGVLAVSPAAERRAIAKVL
- a CDS encoding YhgE/Pip domain-containing protein → MALLSLERPRGVKKVSWLTLLGIVLVPLVIGGLLVWALWNPTERLDTITAAVVNEDTPVEINGQTVPLGRQLAAGLVTGGTDSASSDAPSSTPSASATPSASTTPVPNVSGSDSTGNFTWVLTDKDDAAKGLADGSYATVVTIPSSFSAAATSYSGDAAEATKATIDIATSEKAKLVDDAISATVTSTATSLLNTQLTTAYLENVYVGFNTLNEQIGQAAEGAGTLADGADQLGTGASTLADGTSSLADGIDELATGASSLSDGVGQIGTGASSLADGVGQLGTGASDLSGGVAQLATGARGLSGGVGQLATGARDSATGATALQGGASDLADGLDQLREGVVRTGDGTQQVAALSAGAAAATAGTFEALSAALEGCETTQCLAARAVIASADGPTGATTLATTTAGAVAGIDAGIRLGGDGQPSLIDAVGQSATGARTLSGGIGQLSGGLTQLADGADDAAGGASQLADGLDTTAAGSAQLATGATTAAAGARDLATGATTAAGGAADLATGASSAADGADQLADGASGVSDGAVQLADGIRTLATGLDAAVAQLPTYTESESTNLADVVSDPVENASSATDLFGASSVPFFATIALWLGALATFLVLAAFSHRALSSTRSSAALALSSYVPALVIGVVQGLAVAIVMSGVAGLEPGRWVGFALLAMLTGASFAAVNQGLVALLGGIGRFLAMVAAVIALGAGIISTVPGLFDDVLGFLPLSAAQNALSGVVEGTDGTAGAVVGLVIWLLFGLLLTVAAIARRRVVSVRALHRTAEA